A window of Macrotis lagotis isolate mMagLag1 chromosome 1, bilby.v1.9.chrom.fasta, whole genome shotgun sequence genomic DNA:
AATTTTCTAAAGGAAGCAGCAAAATAGTCATTCAGTACAGGTATCTAGGATAAACAATGCTGTTAATAAGGATAGAATTGGATAGAAATAAGAGCAAGCTAAGATTACTGTTTTTAATGATCCCCAACTTCTCCATGACACAAAACTCAAAACCCAGTGATACTTATATGGCTGTGATTGTGAAATGTGATATGTTCCAATATTATAGGTCACACatcacaaaaaaattatataaaagcagtaatacaaaagaacaaaaataatcttttctaCTTCATTCATTATACATCAAAATGATGTACAATAATTAGTTATCACCtcaactctgtgagataggtgTGATAAAAATAGCTGTTTACAGATCAtcccaggtcacacaacttgttTGTGTCAGGATGTGAAAATTCATATCTTCCCAACTCCCAACTCTTGTCTTATGAGACAAGAAAATCAGCTTATCATATAGCTGATATGTTAGGGATAAGTTAACAGGTGTTGGCAATTAGAAGGACTAgactgtctccccccccccccccacacacacacacatagtaatTTATATGTTAAGGGATTTAAAGGAAGACacaagaggagttgcttctaaGTATGTATGGACAAAAATTGTACTGAGTGAGAAAGTATAGGAGGGTGATTTGTACCGTGAAGGGAGAAGTCATGACTGATAGCACAGATGCTGAAAATTGCTGAATTTTGTTCTAAAGAATTTGTTTCTATGTCGTTATTGTagcaatttattttatatcttaattCTGTACCTTTGTAGGAAGAGCAACCTCCAATTGTTCTCTCAAAGTATTCAACAAACACAAAACATGTCACTAAAAACTATTCTTTTTACTAGTTCTTTTTGGCATAGTTTAGTTCTCATTCTAAAATTCACTTTATTTTAGTTTTGATGTGTACTGGTATCACTAACATTTATCTATACATTTTAACCCATTTGTTGTCCATAACTCTTtgagggggtgtgtgtgtgtgtgtgtgtgtgtggcttttGTTTTCCCcaatgaagacactgaggctcTTCCCTCCAGTCAGTGCTTTTTCATCTACTTTTATCGATTTCTTAATTTGTTGGCATTTAACAAAAACTCACTTAGAAGAAAATCCTTTAAGAGAACGGTAGGATTCACGGTGGGAAGTTACTTTTGAGCTCACTGGGTCCAGCCTCCTTCCAGAGGTGAGGAAGTAGGTCTGGGGAGGCTGAGGTCCCAGGCCAAGTCCAGATTCACGGTCCCAATTGGGCGGAGCTCACCTATTGCCAGCTTGGGCTGGGTTGGCgcattttaaatttcaaactGTCCTGTGCCCCGCACGGATGGCGGGAGTTTCCACTTGGGGAAAGCCCTAATCTGGGTCTGGAGCGGAAACACGCGCGCCGCAGCTCCGAGGGGGCACAGGAAGCGGGCTGCTCGTCAGCCCCGCCGAGGCCGGCGCGCTGACCGGCCCGGCTGCGCCGCTTCTCGCCGGAGCCGGCAGGGGGAGGCGGGCCGGGGGCGCGCGGCCGCGGCCCGGCAGGGAGGAGCCGCCCCGGCGCGCGGCCGGGCCAGCCCCGAGCAGGTGGAGCGGCCAGAAGGGAAGCGGCGGAAGTTCAGGGGCAGAGGGAGAGCGCGGCGGCGGGCGGTGCCAGCCTGGCTGGGCCGGCCCGCCCCTCCGCGCCCCTCCGCGCCCCGCGCGGGCCCTCCGGGCCACCGTCGGCGGCGCCCGCCTCCCTCCCGCGTGGCGCCGGTGACGCGCCTCCCGACACAAGCCTCTTTCTTCGGGGCGGTCGTTGCCCGCCGCTGCGCCTGCGCGCCCGCGGCGGGAAGTGAGGCGGTTTCCTCGGCGCCTTTTCCGGCCGCGGCTGGCTGCGCTGGGAGGAGGAagaggcggcggcggccggggACTGCATCCAGGGCGGTGGCCGGAGGTAGGTGCTCGGCGCGGGCGGGGAAGGCCGGCTCTGGGGTGCCCCGTTTCTCCCCGCGCAGCCCCGGCAGTAACCCCgcttcccctctcttcctctgtTTTCCTTGCAGGCAGCCGAGCGAGCCCCTCCGGGGACCCATGAGCTGACGGGAGCCGGAGCCGCCGCTGTCGCTCGGGCGGCGAGGGGCTGCGGTTCGGCGGGCGGGCGGGCCGGGCGAGCCGGCAGGAAGTCGGAGGAGCGGGCCGAGCGGCGCCGGGGGGGAAGGGCAGTTCCGGGCTGGGCCTCGCCAGGGCGGCGGCTCCCAGCTCGTGGCCGTGGGCCGCGACAGGAGGAAGCCCGGCCGGGGCCGGTGATGTCCGACTGAGCCGGGCCGCAGCCTCGGCCCCTCGGCGGCTCCCCAGGGCAGGCCGCGGGCGTCCTCGCGGCCGGGCCGGAGCGCTCGGGTTTCGCGGCGGCggcgccggcggcggcggcggcggctgagGGGACGCGGGACACCTGAATGCCCCCAGCCCCGGCCCCTCCGACGCCATGGGGAAGGTGCTGTCCAAGATCTTCGGGAACAAGGAGATGCGGATCCTGATGCTGGGGCTGGACGCCGCCGGCAAGACCACTATCTTGTACAAGTTGAAGCTGGGCCAGTCGGTGACCACCATCCCCACCGTGGGCTTCAACGTGGAGACGGTGACTTACAAAAACGTCAAGTTCAACGTGTGGGACGTGGGGGGCCAGGACAAGATCCGGCCGCTCTGGAGGCATTACTACACCGGGACCCAGGGGCTGATCTTCGTAGTGGACTGCGCCGACCGAGACCGCATCGACGAGGCCCGCCAGGAGCTCCACCGCATCATCAACGACCGCGAAATGCGGGACGCCATCATCCTCATCTTCGCCAACAAGCAGGACCTGCCCGATGCCATGAAACCCCACGAGATCCAGGAAAAACTGGGCCTGACCCGGATTCGGGACAGGAACTGGTATGTGCAGCCTTCCTGCGCCACCTCAGGGGACGGACTCTATGAGGGCCTCACATGGTTAACCTCTAACTACAAATCCTAATGAGCATTCACCGCCCCTCACACACCCCCTGCCATCACACCCCCTCCCCAACTCCCCTcaggagagaaataaaaacaaacattcatAGGATTTTCACCACCATCACCTCCAAAAGCCACTTCTCTTCTTTTGAATATGGACTCTGGAGTTACTGTTTTacggttgggggggggggttgggttgGGGAGggtcttgtttgtttttttttttcttttatttctgtttttttttttttgctttgctttaggATGCTCTAGTCTGACATTTGACAGGAACACAAAGTACTAGGTGCTCTTGTTGACTTCCAgcaaatgggggtgggggaaaataTAAGCAACTCTTGATATGGTCCTTTATAATaatggtttgatttttttatttttgagggaatctttttttttttttcaatgtatgtctccccccccctttatccaaGTTACCTTATCACTTGCTGTAGATGGCTTATTTTGCATTCATGCAGACGATGTTGCAAGTCTGTTTCATCTAGTAAACTGAAAATTATTGCTTAATCAAACTGCAGTCTGTCTTTTATATTtaaggactctttttttttttaaagagttctaaCTTTAAGTAATTTCAGGTGTGTCTTTTCATATCTAAAACTAGAATGGTAAAACATTGCCTGCCATGGCAAACAAGTGATACCGCTGTAATAATTTGCAAGTGCAAATCAGTAATGTTAAGCAGGTAATGTAAGAAGTGCTTTGAAATGTCAGCTATTAAGTTCTGAAACATACATCATGCATGAATAGGGATGAAACCAAATTCTCCATACCACATAGCTATCTGTTCCCTGAATGAAAATGTGAACGTTTCAACAGGCCATATATCTTAGATCAAAAAGTGAGCCGTTTTGCCGAATTTTCTC
This region includes:
- the ARF6 gene encoding ADP-ribosylation factor 6, producing the protein MGKVLSKIFGNKEMRILMLGLDAAGKTTILYKLKLGQSVTTIPTVGFNVETVTYKNVKFNVWDVGGQDKIRPLWRHYYTGTQGLIFVVDCADRDRIDEARQELHRIINDREMRDAIILIFANKQDLPDAMKPHEIQEKLGLTRIRDRNWYVQPSCATSGDGLYEGLTWLTSNYKS